From one Humulus lupulus chromosome 8, drHumLupu1.1, whole genome shotgun sequence genomic stretch:
- the LOC133794882 gene encoding stigma-specific STIG1-like protein 1 encodes MKTLRTIFLVLAMLMALTISADLTATADQVEPTSSGGDEISPTYETWTNSLRGTSRFLASRRPVTCDKYPKVCLAKGSSGPDCCKKKCVDLTADRVNCGRCGKKCKFSELCCKGKCVKPRSDRKNCGSCNNRCNKGSSCVYGMCSYA; translated from the coding sequence ATGAAAACCCTAAGGACCATATTTCTTGTACTAGCCATGCTTATGGCTTTAACCATTAGTGCTGATCTCACAGCAACAGCAGACCAAGTAGAACCAACATCATCAGGTGGTGACGAAATAAGCCCTACGTATGAGACGTGGACTAACTCTCTGAGAGGGACAAGTCGTTTCCTTGCTTCCCGGCGGCCAGTGACATGCGATAAGTATCCCAAGGTGTGCCTCGCCAAAGGCAGCTCCGGCCCGGATTGCTGCAAGAAGAAATGCGTTGACTTGACAGCGGACAGAGTCAACTGCGGACGGTGTGGGAAGAAATGCAAGTTCTCGGAGTTATGCTGCAAAGGGAAGTGTGTGAAACCAAGGTCGGACAGGAAGAACTGTGGGAGTTGTAATAACAGGTGCAACAAAGGGAGTTCATGCGTGTATGGAATGTGTAGCTACGCATAG